The stretch of DNA TACTTTCAAAACAAACAGGATATTTTCAATGAGCTTTATCTCGAAGGATTCGCTCGTCTGCGTCAGGATCTCGAAACGGTTCCTGTACATGAAAATCCGTTGGAGTATGTTATGGATCTGGGGCGTGCATACCGCAACAGTGCCGTGAAAAATCCTACTTATTATCAAATAATGTTCAGCCAAAGTGTCCCAGATTTTACGCCACCTCCAGAAAGTCTGGAGAAAAGTCAGCAGAGCTTTAATGTCCTTGTCAAGGCCGTCCAGCGTTGTCGTGATGCCAACATCCTCAAACCCGGTGACGTTCTGGAAATTGCCCAGGTTTTGTGGGGAACGTTGCATGGCATGGTCAGTCTGGAACTGTTCGGATATTTTTCCAGCAAAAAATCAGGAAAGGAGCGACTGGAGGAAGCCATGCTGATTCTCAAAGAAGGACTCATCCACATCGAAGGAGAAACTATATGATCACAATTTGGCACCAAATGATTAAGGAACGAAATATCAGTCAGTTAAACTCAATATTGTCTGAGGATATTGTGTTGCACTCACCCATTGTGCATACACCGCTTGAAGGCAGAAAAATTGTGTCGCGCTATCTGACAGCAGCTTTTCACACATTTCTCAATGACAGTTTTCACTATGTACGAGAGGTGATTGCCGAGTCAACCGCAGTTCTTGAATTCACGGTTGAACTCGATGGTGTTTTCGTGAATGGCGTTGATATGATTTCGTGGGACAATGACGGCAAAATTGTAGATTTCAAAGTCATGATCAGACCGTTGAAAGCCGTTAATCTGATTCATCAAAAAATGGGAGCCATGCTGGAAAAACTGGAGCAGAATCAAGCCCTGTCATTCCAGTAAGAATTTTTCTCTGAAAATATAAAATTCCTGAGTGTATTTGATCAAAGGGTGGCTCTGACTGAAACTATTTTCACAAGGGCTATCTGTGTTGATTCACCTTAACTATATGAGGTTTCATGGGAGCAACCGCCTTTAAAAAAGCAAAACTCGACAGTCATT from SAR324 cluster bacterium encodes:
- a CDS encoding TetR/AcrR family transcriptional regulator — its product is MELKQEKLDNKAQLRQRILDQASLLLTEEGPQALSMRKLSKQVGASTIVLYTYFQNKQDIFNELYLEGFARLRQDLETVPVHENPLEYVMDLGRAYRNSAVKNPTYYQIMFSQSVPDFTPPPESLEKSQQSFNVLVKAVQRCRDANILKPGDVLEIAQVLWGTLHGMVSLELFGYFSSKKSGKERLEEAMLILKEGLIHIEGETI
- a CDS encoding nuclear transport factor 2 family protein, yielding MITIWHQMIKERNISQLNSILSEDIVLHSPIVHTPLEGRKIVSRYLTAAFHTFLNDSFHYVREVIAESTAVLEFTVELDGVFVNGVDMISWDNDGKIVDFKVMIRPLKAVNLIHQKMGAMLEKLEQNQALSFQ